Proteins co-encoded in one Prescottella sp. R16 genomic window:
- a CDS encoding TetR/AcrR family transcriptional regulator, protein MTAETAHPVRAQARANRARILEAAISAFAGDQDASMDDVAKAAGVVRRTVYSHFPNREALIEGLVAEASSAIAESLVDGLPMPDSPDLGLAVLALRTWPIGDRFRVLLSFARRELGEDRIHDLLEPLRASTVALVEHGQRDGVFSGYLPAPLLVAMYEGMTLTLLERANLGEIADSGETFATVGLVLLGLSPERAAEVVGEASKWQEGR, encoded by the coding sequence GTGACCGCCGAGACCGCCCACCCCGTCCGCGCCCAGGCCCGGGCCAACCGCGCCCGCATCCTCGAGGCGGCGATCTCCGCGTTCGCGGGCGACCAGGACGCGAGCATGGACGACGTCGCAAAGGCCGCGGGAGTGGTGCGCCGGACGGTGTACTCGCACTTCCCGAACCGGGAAGCACTCATCGAAGGCCTGGTGGCGGAGGCATCGTCGGCGATCGCCGAATCGCTGGTCGACGGACTGCCCATGCCGGACTCACCCGACCTCGGACTCGCGGTGCTGGCACTGCGCACCTGGCCGATCGGGGACCGGTTCCGGGTGCTGCTGTCGTTCGCCCGTCGCGAACTGGGCGAGGACCGCATCCACGACCTGCTCGAACCGCTGCGGGCGAGCACCGTCGCCCTCGTCGAACACGGTCAGCGGGACGGCGTCTTCTCCGGCTACCTTCCGGCGCCCCTGCTGGTCGCGATGTACGAGGGCATGACGCTCACGCTGCTCGAGCGCGCCAACCTCGGGGAGATCGCCGACAGCGGCGAGACGTTCGCGACGGTCGGCCTGGTACTGCTCGGCCTGTCCCCGGAACGGGCCGCGGAGGTCGTCGGGGAGGCGTCGAAGTGGCAGGAAGGGCGATAG